The following are from one region of the Achromobacter xylosoxidans genome:
- a CDS encoding pyocin knob domain-containing S74 family peptidase has translation MTMVNLEIINVGQAPNDGTGDTHRDSFQKTNRNMSALKAALEDAFKTVEIPASANLNAYTTTGTFHQSANAGAVGGTNYPEGTAGLLQVVAAGTSFVYQRYVTTGRRSYWRTRAGGDWAEWVRMLDASMLGAANGAASLGADRTIPREQLPVLTAVPVVAGTDANTVTDPGSYYINSDADATLALNWPELRAGTLVVERAGAGNVQVTQTYTTRGGSGGVSRTYKRVRFTTSNTWYPWQELARLDEAMKSVALSVGTDANTLTAPNTFYTWGPGAVVSGGVNWPAVVPGSGALTVAVMATTTVIQSLELLTGVGRRPVCLQRARINGAWDPWFVVAPLSSTVDLPTANHGDVYVDGDGWYAWNGSAYARRSLAKTLVSIDLNSVDVPGAYACNVSAEATPALNYPVQLAGILEVVSSQASNLQVTQTYTAFPETSPVTYKRVRFGASKVWGPWLEQARLKDAMHRVALSAAAGINANTLTADNTFYTWESGSTITGAGGANWPPVNNGTVGAGFLEVFCISSGAIVQRCTLLGNAQKPRVFQRFGAGSSWESWRITASLSSSAFLPVADCGEVYVDGVGVYQWNGTNYTPQTPVTGVLLMKPSAVIMGEFPGQASATGNRFMSYSGDTYLAAVPGAGGSVAGLLARNADSANSQFVGMSASLGGCYLLFSRHGTAAVPPNLIISSGSGECGRVVEDGRWQFGRFVQPNVQTKLHVSFNGGGLEYGIVTRPVNASDSTAIQFQSSSGGVAGYIYSTQALTTTYATTSDYRAKTDLGNLDPENSLATINALRPILFRMNEAPEGSEIQRGFIAHELQEKVPNAVVGKKDEMMAGPGGPDAPEVPRYQGVDMSRIMPDMVAAVQRLTQMLEETNRSLVTANNRIAQLEAAGSPATPE, from the coding sequence ATGACCATGGTGAACCTCGAAATCATCAATGTTGGGCAAGCGCCCAATGATGGCACCGGCGATACGCACCGGGATTCATTTCAAAAAACGAACCGGAATATGTCGGCGCTGAAAGCGGCGCTGGAAGACGCGTTCAAGACTGTGGAGATTCCGGCGTCCGCGAATCTGAACGCCTACACGACCACCGGCACGTTCCACCAGTCCGCGAACGCGGGGGCCGTGGGTGGTACGAACTATCCGGAGGGTACCGCAGGCTTGCTGCAGGTCGTGGCAGCGGGTACGTCGTTTGTGTATCAGCGGTACGTGACCACGGGGCGCCGTAGCTATTGGCGGACTCGCGCTGGAGGCGACTGGGCTGAATGGGTGAGAATGCTCGATGCCTCGATGCTGGGCGCTGCCAACGGTGCCGCATCGCTGGGCGCCGACAGAACGATCCCGCGCGAGCAGCTGCCAGTCCTGACCGCGGTGCCTGTCGTGGCCGGCACCGACGCCAACACGGTCACCGACCCCGGCTCCTACTACATCAACAGCGACGCCGACGCGACGCTGGCTCTCAATTGGCCCGAGTTGCGGGCGGGCACGCTGGTGGTGGAGCGCGCTGGCGCGGGGAACGTGCAGGTCACTCAGACTTACACGACTCGCGGCGGTTCTGGTGGCGTATCGCGCACCTACAAACGCGTGCGGTTTACAACGTCGAACACCTGGTACCCCTGGCAGGAGTTGGCTCGACTCGACGAGGCGATGAAAAGCGTCGCGCTCTCTGTCGGCACCGATGCCAACACGCTGACCGCACCCAACACTTTCTACACCTGGGGCCCAGGCGCTGTGGTGTCTGGGGGCGTTAACTGGCCGGCGGTTGTTCCGGGGTCTGGAGCGCTGACCGTAGCTGTGATGGCCACGACGACTGTGATCCAGAGCCTGGAGCTGCTGACAGGCGTTGGCCGCCGGCCGGTCTGCCTTCAGCGGGCTCGCATCAATGGAGCATGGGACCCCTGGTTTGTAGTCGCGCCGCTCAGCTCGACGGTGGACTTGCCCACAGCGAACCACGGTGATGTCTATGTGGATGGCGACGGCTGGTACGCCTGGAACGGGTCGGCTTACGCGCGCCGCAGCTTGGCCAAGACGCTGGTCAGTATCGACCTGAACTCGGTAGATGTTCCCGGCGCTTACGCTTGCAACGTCAGCGCTGAGGCCACGCCTGCCTTGAACTACCCGGTGCAGCTGGCCGGGATTCTGGAAGTCGTCTCATCCCAGGCCAGTAATCTGCAGGTCACTCAGACCTACACGGCCTTCCCAGAAACCAGCCCGGTGACCTACAAGCGCGTTCGGTTCGGCGCTTCCAAGGTTTGGGGGCCCTGGCTGGAACAGGCCAGGCTCAAGGACGCCATGCACCGGGTGGCCCTGAGTGCCGCCGCAGGCATTAACGCCAACACGTTGACTGCGGACAATACGTTCTACACCTGGGAGTCTGGCTCCACCATCACGGGCGCCGGCGGCGCCAACTGGCCCCCCGTGAATAACGGTACGGTCGGTGCAGGCTTCCTGGAGGTGTTCTGTATCTCTTCTGGCGCGATCGTGCAGCGTTGCACGCTGCTGGGTAACGCCCAGAAGCCCCGTGTGTTCCAGCGGTTCGGCGCAGGTAGCTCCTGGGAAAGCTGGAGGATCACCGCAAGTCTCAGCTCGTCTGCGTTCCTGCCTGTGGCCGACTGCGGCGAGGTGTACGTGGATGGGGTTGGCGTATACCAGTGGAACGGCACGAACTACACGCCCCAGACTCCGGTTACGGGCGTACTGCTGATGAAGCCGAGCGCAGTGATCATGGGGGAGTTTCCCGGTCAAGCATCGGCCACAGGGAACCGCTTCATGTCCTACTCTGGGGACACCTATCTGGCGGCTGTACCGGGCGCCGGCGGGTCGGTGGCGGGCCTTCTTGCACGAAACGCCGATTCGGCCAATTCGCAATTTGTAGGTATGTCGGCTAGCTTGGGCGGGTGTTATCTGCTATTCAGCCGACACGGAACTGCTGCGGTTCCCCCCAATTTGATTATCAGCTCCGGCTCTGGGGAATGTGGCCGTGTGGTCGAGGACGGTCGTTGGCAATTCGGTCGGTTTGTGCAGCCCAACGTGCAAACGAAGCTCCACGTCTCCTTCAACGGCGGCGGCCTGGAGTACGGCATTGTGACCCGTCCAGTCAATGCATCGGACTCCACAGCTATCCAGTTCCAGTCGTCCTCTGGCGGCGTCGCGGGCTACATCTATTCGACGCAGGCGCTGACGACGACCTACGCCACGACCTCGGACTATCGGGCCAAGACCGATCTGGGGAACCTGGACCCCGAGAACTCGCTGGCCACCATCAACGCGCTGCGTCCCATTCTGTTCCGCATGAATGAGGCACCGGAAGGCTCCGAGATCCAGCGAGGCTTCATTGCACACGAACTACAAGAGAAAGTCCCCAACGCGGTGGTGGGCAAGAAGGACGAGATGATGGCGGGGCCTGGCGGTCCCGATGCGCCGGAGGTGCCCAGATACCAGGGCGTGGACATGTCACGCATCATGCCCGACATGGTGGCTGCGGTGCAGCGCTTGACCCAGATGCTGGAGGAAACCAACAGATCGTTGGTGACGGCCAACAACAGGATCGCGCAACTGGAAGCTGCGGGCTCGCCCGCTACCCCGGAGTAG
- a CDS encoding phage minor tail protein L translates to MGIYADVQKLEVGQLVDLFELDATGIGGTLQRFHGYAQVGPIWWQGNQYDPWAIQAEGFDQVGEGQQPTPTLSIGNIGQDAEGNPVPGVISALCIQLDDLVGARVVVRRTLGKYLDARNFPDGNPTASPDEELTPEIWIVQQKTSDVPEVVEFELSSALDFNGQQLPSRPIIAGICGWLTKGGYRGTYCGYTGARMFDLEGNPVTDPALDRCSGLLSDCKKRFGEFEIINFGGFPSADRIRG, encoded by the coding sequence ATGGGGATCTATGCGGATGTTCAAAAGCTGGAGGTCGGCCAGTTGGTCGACTTGTTCGAGCTGGACGCCACCGGCATTGGCGGCACGCTTCAGCGCTTTCACGGATACGCCCAGGTAGGCCCGATCTGGTGGCAAGGGAATCAATACGACCCCTGGGCTATCCAGGCTGAGGGATTCGATCAAGTAGGTGAGGGGCAGCAGCCCACGCCCACGCTGTCCATAGGCAACATTGGGCAGGACGCAGAGGGCAACCCCGTGCCGGGTGTCATTTCCGCACTATGCATCCAGCTTGACGACCTGGTAGGCGCCCGCGTGGTTGTCCGGCGGACGCTCGGGAAGTACTTGGATGCGCGTAACTTCCCCGATGGCAACCCCACCGCCTCGCCCGACGAGGAACTGACGCCGGAGATCTGGATTGTCCAACAAAAGACAAGCGATGTTCCCGAAGTCGTGGAGTTCGAGCTATCGAGCGCGCTGGACTTCAACGGTCAGCAGCTTCCCAGCCGCCCGATCATCGCCGGCATCTGCGGTTGGCTGACGAAGGGTGGATACCGCGGCACGTACTGCGGATACACCGGGGCGCGCATGTTCGACCTGGAAGGGAACCCAGTCACGGATCCCGCCCTTGACCGTTGCTCGGGCCTGTTGAGCGACTGCAAGAAGCGCTTCGGCGAGTTCGAAATTATCAATTTCGGTGGCTTTCCATCGGCAGACCGGATCAGAGGCTAA
- a CDS encoding C40 family peptidase, translated as MRKKTLTAIRAHAMAEYPRECCGLVVMAARSESYWPCRNLATGTDHFVMDPEDYAKAEDAGRIIAIIHSHPDVPSDPSEADRVACEATGLPWFIVGVQKDAAGAVVTGDVRGFAPEGYVAPLLGRPFAHGVLDCYSLIRDGYARELGILLPDFHREDGWWEPGREGDLYMDHFAEAGFRPLTVGEEVQFGDVVLMQIRSDRVNHAGLFIGSRPLKEAPDLFPVPNAMLHHLYGRDSERVVYGGYWREATRLVLRYEVAQ; from the coding sequence ATGCGCAAGAAGACTTTAACGGCCATCCGGGCTCACGCGATGGCCGAGTACCCGCGCGAGTGCTGCGGCCTGGTCGTCATGGCAGCCAGGAGCGAATCGTACTGGCCGTGCCGAAATCTGGCGACCGGTACAGACCATTTCGTGATGGATCCAGAGGACTACGCCAAGGCAGAGGACGCCGGGCGGATTATCGCCATCATCCATTCCCACCCAGACGTACCGAGCGACCCCAGTGAGGCCGACCGCGTCGCGTGCGAGGCGACCGGCTTACCGTGGTTCATTGTCGGGGTGCAGAAGGATGCCGCCGGCGCTGTCGTGACAGGAGACGTGCGCGGGTTCGCGCCCGAGGGGTATGTGGCTCCGCTGCTTGGGCGTCCCTTTGCCCACGGTGTCCTGGACTGCTACAGCCTGATTCGCGACGGGTACGCGCGCGAGCTGGGCATCTTGCTGCCGGATTTTCATCGAGAGGATGGCTGGTGGGAGCCTGGTAGGGAAGGCGACCTCTACATGGATCATTTCGCAGAAGCGGGCTTCCGACCTCTGACAGTCGGCGAGGAAGTGCAGTTCGGTGACGTGGTACTGATGCAGATCCGTTCGGATCGCGTCAATCACGCCGGCCTGTTCATCGGAAGCCGCCCATTGAAGGAAGCGCCCGACCTCTTCCCGGTTCCCAACGCAATGCTTCACCACCTGTATGGGCGGGATTCCGAACGCGTGGTCTATGGAGGCTATTGGCGCGAGGCCACGCGCCTGGTGCTTCGATACGAGGTCGCCCAATGA
- a CDS encoding tail assembly protein, translating into MNEILREVRLYGRLGARFGRIHRLAVRSTAEAIRALSVLIPGFEQELADSESHGVHFACFIGKRNIGVDDMRHPVGAEPIRIAPVPTGAKRGGLFQTVLGAVMLVVGAVTSQPWLMQMGGAMALGGAVQMFSPQQRGLSARDSPENGASYNFNGAVNTLAQGGPAPLLYGQMIVGSAVISAGIYAEDQV; encoded by the coding sequence ATGAACGAAATACTGCGTGAAGTGCGGCTGTATGGTCGACTGGGCGCGCGATTTGGGCGGATTCATCGGCTTGCGGTAAGGAGCACTGCCGAGGCGATCCGGGCGCTGTCCGTACTGATCCCGGGGTTTGAGCAGGAGCTGGCGGATAGCGAGTCGCATGGGGTGCACTTCGCCTGCTTCATCGGGAAGCGAAACATCGGCGTGGATGACATGCGGCATCCCGTTGGCGCGGAGCCGATTCGCATCGCCCCGGTCCCGACGGGGGCAAAGCGCGGCGGACTATTCCAGACAGTGTTGGGGGCGGTAATGCTGGTTGTCGGCGCTGTCACATCCCAGCCTTGGCTGATGCAGATGGGCGGGGCGATGGCGCTGGGCGGCGCTGTGCAGATGTTCTCTCCCCAGCAACGGGGGCTCAGTGCGCGGGATAGTCCTGAGAATGGCGCCTCCTACAACTTCAACGGGGCCGTCAACACTTTGGCACAGGGCGGCCCTGCGCCGCTGCTGTATGGCCAGATGATAGTGGGTAGCGCGGTGATCTCGGCAGGGATTTACGCGGAGGACCAGGTATGA
- a CDS encoding host specificity protein J, translated as MTMQFNRASGAPSGALFISGGSHKRSRPVVGHGGGKSGGGGRSPKEAPDSLHSTAYARIIDLVSEGEIFGPTHGLGGALRDVYLDGTPVANEDGSLNFQNVAIDFRTGTQTQDPLPGFPASEVTTAANVELTAALPWVRSFADTQLSAIRITLAVNGLSQANTSNGDITGYRVEYRIEVSTDGGAYQTALTSAFDGKTTQRYARSHRIDLPSARSGWSVRVVRTTANAGSSTVSDRTFVDAYTEVIDAKLRYPMSAVFGIKVDASQFQNVPVRAYDLKGRIIRVPSNYDPESRAYSGTWDGTFKLAWTDNPAWIFFDLVSNDRYGLGERIPAGWLDKWGLYQIARYCDELVPDGFGGQEPRFTCNVYLQTAADAYRVLQDLASVFRGMAYWASGSVFAVADMPGDPIYTFTSANVIDGRFHYAGSALNTRYTVALVSWNDLSDMGRQKVEYVEDRRGLLRYGLRQIEVSAFGCTSRGQANRVGKWLLLTSQMETRSVSFAVGLDSCRVHPGSIIRVADQHLAGRRIGGRIHAATGKVITVDAALGVRPGDRLTVNLPSGVSETRIISTAVGQGLTADMTTFTVDSIKLTADMVGLPGTVLILTVTAPYSEVPEPECVWTLESETLSAQRFRVLSVKRKEGLVAEIFALQHEPGKFDNVDFGTRLEPVPITVIPPGVQPPPTEVTITSYPVISQGFASHTAVFSWKRADSAVAYEVQWRRDNSEWVNMPRTGSTSVEVPNVYAGAFLCRVRALNALDIASMWASSTLTQLDGILAPPPAVTSLVPTALVFAIRLKWGLPAGPSILERTEIWYSASPAFESAQKLGDFAFPQDSTTLMGLSAGARLYFWAILRDRNGVAGPRYPAGNGVLGQASSDAGEILDYLTGKITQTQLARDILAPIERIPVLETRIAQEETTRQAQNEAMAQTISTVSAKVNENTGLIQQESLIRTNENEAMGRRLTDVQATAGAASQKADQAFAGVQETSQAIAKTNGDLSAMWTIKAQTTAGGRSYMAGIGVGVSNTGGIVESQVLVMADRFAVLHPNGSNVTSPFVIQGGQVFMSQALIGTGWITNAMIGSYIQSDNYVAGVSGWRIDKAGNFEMNGSNGAGRLLISPGLMRVYDANGVLRVRVGNW; from the coding sequence ATGACGATGCAATTCAATCGAGCCAGCGGGGCGCCTTCGGGCGCCCTTTTTATTTCTGGCGGCTCGCATAAAAGGAGTAGGCCCGTGGTCGGCCACGGGGGCGGGAAGAGTGGCGGCGGCGGCCGCTCTCCGAAGGAGGCGCCCGACAGTCTCCATAGCACCGCCTACGCCCGCATTATCGACTTGGTGTCGGAAGGGGAGATTTTTGGGCCAACCCATGGTTTGGGCGGAGCGTTGCGTGATGTGTACCTGGACGGTACGCCAGTAGCGAATGAAGACGGCTCGCTGAATTTTCAGAATGTCGCTATCGACTTCCGCACCGGCACGCAGACGCAGGACCCATTGCCGGGATTCCCTGCGTCCGAGGTAACCACCGCGGCCAACGTCGAGCTGACCGCGGCGTTGCCATGGGTTCGTTCGTTCGCTGACACGCAGCTGTCTGCAATTCGAATAACGCTCGCAGTCAACGGCCTGTCCCAAGCGAACACGAGCAATGGCGACATTACGGGCTATCGCGTCGAGTATCGAATCGAAGTCAGTACAGACGGGGGAGCGTATCAGACCGCGCTTACGTCGGCCTTTGATGGCAAGACGACCCAGCGCTACGCCCGATCACACCGAATTGATCTTCCCTCGGCTCGTTCTGGGTGGTCAGTTCGCGTGGTTCGCACTACAGCCAACGCAGGCAGCAGCACCGTTTCTGATCGGACCTTCGTAGACGCCTATACCGAAGTGATCGATGCGAAGCTGCGCTACCCGATGTCGGCCGTGTTCGGGATCAAGGTCGATGCATCCCAGTTTCAGAATGTCCCCGTTCGGGCGTATGACTTGAAAGGGCGCATCATTCGCGTTCCGTCAAACTATGACCCGGAGTCGCGCGCCTATTCGGGGACATGGGACGGCACGTTCAAACTCGCATGGACGGATAACCCAGCCTGGATCTTCTTTGATCTGGTCAGCAACGACCGGTATGGCTTGGGCGAGCGTATCCCGGCCGGATGGTTGGATAAATGGGGGCTGTACCAGATCGCTCGCTATTGCGATGAGCTGGTGCCAGACGGATTCGGCGGGCAGGAGCCGCGTTTCACCTGCAACGTCTATCTGCAAACGGCCGCTGACGCCTATCGTGTACTTCAGGATCTGGCGTCGGTGTTTCGCGGCATGGCGTACTGGGCTAGCGGCTCTGTCTTTGCCGTTGCGGATATGCCCGGCGATCCGATCTATACGTTCACGTCCGCGAACGTCATTGATGGGCGCTTCCATTACGCCGGATCGGCTCTTAACACCCGCTACACCGTGGCGTTGGTGTCATGGAACGACCTTTCCGACATGGGGCGGCAGAAGGTTGAGTATGTGGAAGACCGCAGAGGTCTGTTGCGATACGGCCTCCGGCAGATCGAAGTCAGCGCGTTCGGGTGCACATCGCGAGGGCAAGCGAACCGCGTAGGAAAGTGGCTTTTGCTGACCTCCCAGATGGAAACGCGGTCCGTTTCCTTCGCGGTAGGACTGGACTCCTGCCGTGTTCACCCGGGCAGCATTATCCGCGTGGCGGACCAGCACTTGGCTGGGCGTCGTATCGGAGGGCGGATTCATGCTGCAACCGGAAAGGTAATTACTGTAGACGCCGCGCTGGGTGTCCGTCCAGGCGATCGCCTGACGGTCAACTTACCCAGCGGTGTCTCCGAGACGCGAATCATCAGCACCGCGGTAGGCCAGGGGCTGACTGCGGACATGACGACGTTCACAGTCGATTCCATCAAGCTGACTGCGGATATGGTGGGGCTGCCGGGAACGGTCCTTATCCTGACCGTTACGGCGCCCTATTCGGAGGTTCCTGAGCCCGAATGCGTGTGGACACTGGAATCCGAGACGCTATCTGCACAACGCTTTCGAGTATTGAGTGTGAAGCGCAAGGAAGGGCTTGTCGCCGAGATTTTTGCCTTACAGCACGAGCCAGGGAAGTTCGATAACGTGGACTTCGGCACGCGGCTGGAACCGGTGCCGATCACGGTTATCCCGCCTGGCGTGCAGCCGCCTCCCACCGAGGTGACCATTACGTCCTATCCCGTGATCAGTCAGGGCTTCGCCAGCCATACTGCCGTGTTCTCTTGGAAGCGCGCTGATAGCGCAGTGGCCTATGAGGTGCAGTGGCGCCGGGATAACTCGGAATGGGTGAATATGCCGCGCACGGGCTCGACGAGCGTCGAGGTGCCGAACGTCTATGCCGGGGCATTCCTATGCCGGGTGCGTGCCTTGAATGCGTTGGATATCGCCTCTATGTGGGCCTCGTCGACGCTCACGCAGTTGGACGGCATTCTGGCTCCGCCTCCGGCCGTCACCAGCCTGGTGCCGACCGCCCTGGTCTTCGCTATTCGATTGAAGTGGGGTTTGCCTGCGGGTCCGTCCATTCTGGAGCGGACCGAGATCTGGTACAGCGCCTCGCCTGCATTCGAGTCCGCGCAGAAGTTGGGAGACTTCGCGTTCCCCCAAGACAGCACGACGCTGATGGGCCTGTCGGCCGGCGCGCGGCTGTACTTCTGGGCCATCTTGCGAGACCGGAACGGCGTGGCAGGGCCGCGCTATCCGGCGGGAAATGGTGTGCTCGGTCAGGCGAGTTCGGACGCCGGCGAAATCCTCGACTACCTCACGGGCAAGATCACCCAGACGCAACTGGCGCGAGACATCCTCGCGCCGATTGAGCGGATACCGGTGCTGGAAACTCGGATAGCCCAGGAGGAGACGACTCGGCAGGCTCAGAATGAGGCGATGGCTCAAACCATCAGTACCGTCAGCGCAAAGGTCAACGAGAACACTGGCCTAATTCAGCAGGAATCGCTCATCCGCACGAATGAGAATGAAGCGATGGGCCGACGCCTCACGGACGTGCAAGCGACGGCCGGGGCAGCGTCACAAAAGGCAGATCAGGCGTTCGCCGGAGTTCAAGAGACAAGCCAGGCCATCGCCAAGACCAATGGCGATCTGTCGGCGATGTGGACCATTAAGGCGCAGACCACCGCCGGAGGCCGCAGCTACATGGCCGGTATCGGGGTTGGCGTTTCGAACACAGGCGGCATCGTCGAATCACAGGTGCTGGTGATGGCGGATCGCTTTGCGGTTCTGCATCCCAACGGAAGCAACGTCACGTCGCCGTTCGTTATCCAGGGTGGACAGGTCTTCATGAGCCAGGCCCTGATCGGTACGGGCTGGATCACCAACGCAATGATCGGCAGCTACATCCAGTCAGACAACTATGTGGCGGGGGTTTCGGGCTGGCGCATTGATAAGGCAGGGAACTTTGAGATGAACGGAAGCAATGGCGCTGGCCGGCTGCTTATCTCTCCCGGGCTCATGCGCGTCTATGACGCAAATGGGGTGCTGCGCGTTAGGGTTGGGAACTGGTAA
- a CDS encoding holin: MKLDDAAIYTANRTTDVGAVTGVVGWAAQVNWIGWLGVLVAVIGLLANLYYQRRRDRREQVESDARMAALKERCEL; encoded by the coding sequence ATGAAGCTGGACGATGCGGCCATCTACACCGCAAATCGAACGACAGACGTGGGCGCCGTAACCGGCGTGGTGGGATGGGCAGCGCAAGTTAATTGGATTGGATGGCTAGGCGTACTTGTCGCGGTGATCGGGTTGCTGGCTAATTTGTACTACCAGCGCCGGCGCGACCGAAGAGAACAAGTAGAAAGCGATGCTCGGATGGCGGCGCTGAAGGAGCGGTGTGAACTATGA
- a CDS encoding lysozyme translates to MKLGARVTGGAAALIASGVLTLFSADLQQFLGRWEGEGQNTVYADKLAKGLPTVCKGITKHTSPYPVVVGDYWSPERCAEVERMVVLKGQLDLSDCIDVAISQPIWDALSSHAHNFGPARTCASRTVGLINANRLREGCDALAHAPDGKPVWSYADGKFVRGLYNRRLAERELCLSGLR, encoded by the coding sequence ATGAAATTGGGAGCTCGGGTCACGGGCGGCGCTGCCGCCCTTATCGCTTCTGGTGTCCTTACTTTATTTTCGGCAGACCTGCAGCAGTTTCTTGGGCGCTGGGAAGGAGAGGGCCAGAACACCGTGTATGCGGACAAATTGGCCAAGGGGCTACCCACCGTCTGCAAAGGCATCACGAAGCACACCAGCCCTTATCCCGTAGTGGTGGGCGACTACTGGTCGCCGGAGCGCTGCGCCGAGGTGGAGCGGATGGTGGTTCTCAAGGGACAGCTCGACCTATCCGATTGCATCGACGTGGCCATAAGTCAGCCGATCTGGGACGCTTTGAGCAGCCACGCTCACAACTTTGGCCCAGCCAGAACTTGCGCAAGCCGGACGGTCGGGCTGATCAATGCCAATCGGCTGCGCGAGGGATGCGACGCCTTAGCGCATGCTCCGGATGGCAAGCCCGTCTGGTCCTATGCTGATGGGAAGTTCGTGCGCGGCCTGTACAACCGCCGTCTTGCTGAGCGTGAACTATGTCTATCGGGACTGCGTTGA
- a CDS encoding DUF2514 domain-containing protein yields MSIGTALIGGRGYAAAALLGGAAAWFVLGAFHGRELAQLRAVQAIELDAQSQATVAAVEAARTEERRRTAAMEQARDFAQKQAAEAAADAVGARTERDRLRSHANALARAAADRDPTLADGSPSGADAVDLLAYMLGRVSERAAEVAGIADRARIAGLTCERIYDALRQ; encoded by the coding sequence ATGTCTATCGGGACTGCGTTGATCGGTGGGCGGGGCTACGCCGCGGCGGCGCTGCTGGGGGGGGCCGCCGCCTGGTTCGTGCTGGGCGCATTCCACGGTCGGGAATTGGCCCAGCTGCGTGCTGTTCAGGCCATTGAGCTGGATGCGCAGTCCCAGGCCACTGTTGCCGCTGTCGAGGCGGCGAGAACCGAAGAACGGCGGCGTACTGCCGCCATGGAGCAAGCTCGTGATTTTGCCCAGAAACAAGCCGCTGAGGCGGCTGCTGACGCTGTTGGCGCTCGCACTGAGCGCGACCGGCTGCGCTCCCACGCAAACGCGCTGGCTCGCGCCGCAGCAGACAGAGATCCCACCCTTGCCGACGGAAGCCCGTCAGGGGCCGATGCCGTCGATTTGCTCGCCTACATGCTCGGCAGGGTTAGCGAGCGAGCTGCAGAGGTTGCAGGAATTGCGGACCGTGCCCGCATCGCGGGACTGACCTGCGAGCGGATATATGACGCACTGCGCCAATAG
- a CDS encoding CrpP-related protein, whose translation MYDDIRKQGGAAARQGSPLWDCPYLKAQAMPGHTGESPRVWQAKVDAWEAGWAKEKEVTRPPPSPVQFAGLHAV comes from the coding sequence ATGTATGACGACATCCGAAAGCAGGGAGGAGCCGCCGCCCGCCAAGGATCGCCCCTTTGGGACTGCCCCTACCTCAAGGCCCAGGCGATGCCCGGGCACACGGGAGAATCACCCAGAGTTTGGCAGGCCAAGGTCGATGCGTGGGAAGCAGGATGGGCGAAGGAAAAGGAAGTGACAAGACCGCCGCCGAGCCCCGTTCAATTTGCAGGCCTACATGCGGTGTAA
- a CDS encoding acyloxyacyl hydrolase — translation MLAGMADSALADTSGTQGGISVHYGVGKQYKRYTLNYEAASVWTTKFSGNWGRLDLTPEIGVSYWTADGSRSPSQAWQFSAIPMFRWWTTERFYIEAGIGVTALTRTRFADKNIGSAFQFGDHIGAGFLLTRHDRIGLRLSHFSNAGIKRPNPGLDTLQLTYTYQF, via the coding sequence ATGCTCGCAGGCATGGCCGACTCAGCACTGGCAGATACCAGTGGAACGCAGGGCGGTATTAGTGTTCACTACGGCGTAGGTAAGCAATACAAGCGCTACACACTGAACTATGAAGCAGCGTCGGTCTGGACTACCAAGTTCAGTGGGAACTGGGGGCGCTTGGATTTAACGCCCGAAATCGGCGTTTCCTACTGGACAGCCGATGGCTCTCGCTCGCCCAGTCAAGCCTGGCAATTTAGCGCGATCCCCATGTTCCGCTGGTGGACTACCGAACGCTTCTACATCGAAGCGGGCATTGGGGTCACGGCGCTCACTCGCACTCGGTTTGCAGACAAGAACATCGGATCTGCCTTCCAGTTTGGTGATCATATCGGTGCGGGTTTTCTACTCACGCGCCACGACCGTATTGGTCTGCGCCTTTCACACTTTTCCAATGCCGGCATCAAGCGACCGAACCCTGGTCTGGACACCTTGCAATTGACATATACGTATCAGTTTTGA